Proteins co-encoded in one Gemmatimonadaceae bacterium genomic window:
- the paaZ gene encoding phenylacetic acid degradation bifunctional protein PaaZ — MKLQNYALGQWITGTGTPTELFHAVTGEKIGEATSSGLDFEAMAAYARRVGGPKLRAMTFHERARMLKAMAQYLMERKDRFYEISAATGATTQDSWIDIEGGIGTFFAYGSRGRRDFPNETFYVDGAMEPLSKHGTFVARHLCVPLEGVAVHINAFNFPCWGMLEKLAPTFLAGMPAIVKPATVTSFLTEAMVRTMIESGILPDGALQLICGSAGDLLSHLECQDAVAFTGSAATGRMLKESPAIVEHAVRFNMEADSLNCSILGPDAAPGTEEFDLFIKEVVREMTVKAGQKCTAIRRTIVPRGMEQDVVNALRARLGKVTIGDPRVEGVRMGPLASRGQVRDVGEKTAQLRQAGELVYGGESDFEVVGADRDQGAFFAPILLVCDAPFAHHEPHDVEAFGPVNTVMPYANLEEAVELAKLGRGSLCGSLFTASSGVARQVVLGVAPYHGRIMVLDRTSARESTGHGSPLPNLVHGGPGRAGGGEEMGGVRGVLHYMQRTAVQGSPTVLTQVMDQWMPGAEQRRGGVHPFRKYFEQLEIGETLVTGSRTITEADVMAFAELSGDFFYAHMDDDAARASIFDKRVVHGYFVVSAAAGLFVDPAPGPVLANYGLDNLRFVKPVYIGDTIQVRLTCKQKTAKETPAGGIPQGVVAWDVDVRNQHDEPVALYTILTLVRRQAA; from the coding sequence ATGAAGCTGCAGAACTACGCGCTCGGCCAGTGGATCACCGGCACCGGCACGCCCACCGAGCTCTTCCACGCCGTGACCGGCGAGAAGATCGGCGAGGCCACGAGCAGCGGTCTGGACTTCGAGGCGATGGCCGCCTACGCGCGGCGCGTGGGCGGCCCCAAGCTCCGCGCCATGACCTTCCACGAGCGCGCCCGCATGCTCAAGGCGATGGCGCAGTACCTGATGGAGCGCAAGGACCGCTTCTACGAGATCTCGGCCGCCACCGGCGCTACCACGCAGGATTCCTGGATCGACATCGAGGGCGGCATCGGCACCTTCTTCGCCTATGGCAGCCGCGGCCGGCGCGACTTTCCCAACGAGACCTTCTACGTGGACGGCGCCATGGAGCCGCTGTCCAAGCACGGCACCTTCGTGGCCCGCCACCTGTGCGTGCCGCTCGAGGGCGTGGCCGTGCACATCAACGCCTTCAATTTCCCGTGCTGGGGCATGCTAGAGAAGCTCGCCCCCACGTTTCTGGCCGGCATGCCGGCCATCGTCAAGCCGGCCACGGTCACCTCGTTCCTCACCGAGGCGATGGTCCGTACGATGATTGAGTCCGGCATCCTCCCCGACGGCGCGCTGCAGCTCATCTGCGGCAGCGCCGGCGATCTGCTCTCCCACCTGGAATGCCAGGACGCGGTGGCGTTCACCGGATCGGCCGCCACCGGGCGCATGCTCAAGGAGAGTCCCGCCATCGTCGAGCACGCGGTGCGGTTCAACATGGAGGCCGACTCGCTCAACTGCTCCATCCTCGGGCCCGACGCGGCGCCGGGCACGGAGGAGTTCGATCTCTTCATCAAGGAAGTGGTGCGCGAGATGACCGTGAAGGCGGGGCAGAAGTGCACCGCCATCCGCCGCACCATCGTGCCGCGCGGCATGGAGCAGGATGTCGTCAACGCGCTGCGTGCCCGGCTCGGAAAAGTCACGATCGGCGATCCGCGCGTGGAGGGCGTGCGCATGGGCCCGCTGGCCAGCCGCGGGCAGGTGCGCGACGTGGGCGAGAAGACGGCGCAGCTCCGCCAGGCGGGCGAGCTCGTATACGGCGGCGAGTCCGACTTCGAAGTGGTTGGCGCCGACCGCGACCAGGGGGCGTTCTTCGCTCCCATCCTGCTGGTCTGTGACGCGCCCTTCGCGCACCACGAGCCGCACGACGTCGAGGCGTTCGGGCCCGTGAATACGGTGATGCCGTACGCCAACCTCGAGGAGGCCGTCGAGCTGGCCAAACTGGGGCGCGGCAGCCTGTGCGGCTCGCTGTTCACCGCCAGCAGCGGCGTGGCGCGGCAGGTGGTGCTGGGCGTGGCCCCGTATCACGGCCGGATCATGGTGCTCGATCGCACCAGCGCCAGGGAGAGCACGGGGCACGGATCGCCGCTGCCCAACCTGGTGCACGGCGGCCCCGGGCGTGCCGGCGGCGGCGAGGAGATGGGCGGGGTGCGCGGCGTGCTGCACTACATGCAGCGCACGGCGGTGCAGGGCTCGCCCACCGTGCTCACGCAGGTGATGGACCAGTGGATGCCGGGCGCCGAGCAGCGGCGCGGCGGCGTGCATCCGTTCCGGAAGTATTTCGAGCAGTTGGAGATCGGCGAGACGCTCGTCACCGGCAGCCGCACGATCACCGAGGCGGACGTGATGGCGTTCGCCGAGCTGAGCGGCGATTTCTTCTACGCGCACATGGACGACGACGCGGCCCGCGCCTCGATCTTCGACAAGCGCGTGGTGCACGGCTACTTCGTGGTCTCGGCGGCGGCGGGCCTGTTCGTGGATCCGGCGCCCGGGCCCGTGCTGGCCAACTACGGCCTGGACAACCTGCGGTTCGTGAAGCCGGTGTACATCGGCGACACCATCCAGGTGCGCCTCACCTGCAAGCAGAAGACGGCCAAGGAGACGCCCGCCGGCGGGATCCCGCAGGGCGTGGTGGCCTGGGACGTGGACGTGCGCAACCAGCACGATGAACCCGTGGCGCTGTACACGATCCTCACGCTGGTGCGCCGTCAGGCGGCCTGA
- a CDS encoding transferase hexapeptide repeat family protein, protein MIYAFEGFVPVVHESAFVHPQAAVTGNVIIGRDVYVGPGAAVRGDWGGVVIGHGCNVQENCTIHAFPGATAVLDDSAHMGHGSVLHGGRLGENVLLGINAVVMDHAVIGAGCIVGALCFVPANMEIPPRKVVVGNPARIVKDVTDEMLAWKTDGTRVYHALPARMRAGWMPCEPLRDVPADRQEQERNYRTWNETRNRP, encoded by the coding sequence GTGATCTACGCGTTCGAAGGGTTCGTTCCCGTCGTGCACGAGTCCGCGTTCGTCCATCCGCAGGCGGCGGTCACCGGCAACGTGATCATCGGACGCGACGTGTACGTGGGACCGGGCGCCGCCGTTCGCGGCGATTGGGGCGGCGTCGTCATCGGACACGGCTGCAACGTTCAGGAGAACTGCACCATCCATGCCTTCCCGGGCGCCACCGCCGTGCTCGACGACAGCGCGCACATGGGACACGGTTCGGTGCTGCACGGCGGCCGCCTGGGGGAGAACGTGCTGCTCGGCATCAACGCCGTGGTCATGGACCACGCCGTGATCGGCGCCGGCTGCATCGTGGGAGCGCTCTGCTTCGTGCCCGCCAACATGGAGATCCCGCCGCGCAAGGTCGTGGTGGGCAACCCGGCCCGCATCGTGAAGGACGTGACCGACGAGATGCTGGCGTGGAAGACCGACGGCACGCGGGTCTATCACGCGCTGCCGGCGCGCATGCGCGCCGGGTGGATGCCCTGCGAGCCGCTGCGCGACGTGCCCGCCGACCGGCAGGAGCAGGAGCGCAACTACCGGACGTGGAACGAGACGAGGAACCGCCCATGA